The following is a genomic window from Flavobacteriales bacterium.
ATCGGTGAGCCGCAGGCGGCTGCCGGCGTGCAGGCCGGCGTAAGCGATCTGCACACGGTCCGTGGCCGGGTTGGGCCAGGCGGTCATGAACGATCCCGTGGAACCCTCCTCGCTCAGGCCGGTCTCCTGCGCATACTTCAGCACGAGGATCTCGTCAGCGACGGTGGTATCGCGCATGTGGCCATGGACCAGGATATCACCGGCAGCGTCAAGGATCACATCATGAGCGCCACTGTTGCCCACGTTCGGGGTGGTGTACAGGTCCGACCAGAGCGGCTGGCCCGATGGGTCCAACCGTTGGGTGAAGATCGCTGAACGGCCACCCTGCAAGGGATCGGCGCGGGTCCCCACCAGCACACACGAGCCGCCGGCTTGGGCCGCGATCCCACTGCCGAGAACGTCCAGCGGTCCGTCGTCCACCACATGGGACCAAAGAAGCGTTCCGCTGGCGGAGATGCCGAACGCACCCAGGTCCTTCGACCCATCCGCTGCGGTACCGGTCCCGATGCAGAACACCGTTCCATCGGAAGCGATGGAAAGATCCCTGGGACTGTCGGCATCACCGATGCTGAGCTGTTGGTTCCAGAGTTGGTTGCCAAGTGTATCGTAACAATGCACCACGAGATCAGTACCTCCTCCCCCCGGCACAGGACGCATGCCAAGCAGGACCATTCGATCATTCCCTGAGCGTTCGAGGACCAGTCCATGCGCCGATTCCGACGGATAACTGCGCACCTCCCATCGTGGTGTACCGTCCAGATCCAGTGACTGAAGGAGCATGCTTCCAACCAGGGTATCCACACTCAGCCCGGAGAAATACGGTCTGCCGACCACATCCACCGCTGCACCTGCCAGGAATTCATTGTATGGCGGCAGGCCGCTTTCGTACCGGTGCTCCCACAGGAGAACACCTGTATCGGTCAAGCCACGCGTGATCAGGTCGCGCCCAGTAGTGTCCGTGTAGTTCGTTGTCGCTACATAGACTTGACCTGCTCCTTCCCGGATGTACATGGGCATGTCCTGGGCACCCGTGTGCACGATCTCCGTGGTCCAAAGGATCAGTCCCGAAGGAGCGTATTTGCGCACGCGGATCGTCCCCGGTCCGAATGCACAGGCCAGTATATGATCATCGGCGTCTAATACCATATCAGCATGCCCGATCGGCATGTGATCATGGAGTGTATCCGACCACAGTACCTGTCCGAACACATCTACTGAGCCGGTGGTGAAGATCCGGTTTCATGCGGCATATCGAACATCGGGGTGACCGAAGTAGCTTTTGATGTGCTTGGGCTTCTTGGACACGCTTCGGTAATGGGCCAAGATGTTCTCAACGAGTTGCTCCTCGGTGCGCGGCGGCGGAGCGCTGGTCACGTTCTTCTTCAGGTCGGCATTGGCCACCTCCACGGGGTTGAGTTCGGGTGAGTAGCCCGGCATGAAGAACAGTTCGATGCGCTCCTTGTGCTTTTCCAGCCATGGGCGCAGGACTTTGGCATGATGCACCGGCAGGTTGTCCAGGATGAGGAACACCTTGCGCTTTGCCCCTTTGATCAAACGTGCGAGGAAATCCTGGAAGATCTCCGCATCAAGGGCGCCCTTGAAGACCATCCACCGCATCTGGCCGCGATTGGTGATGGTGGAGATGATCGAACGGCCGAAGCGCTTGTTCAGCACACGCACCACCGGCGTCTTGCCACGCTTGGCGAAGCTCCGTCCACGCACATCATCATTGCGCAGGCCGGTCTCATCCCCCCAATGGATGTCCGCGCCCTCCAATTCGGCCCTGCGCTCGATCGCCGGATAGACCTCTTCACGCCACTTGCGCACCAGTTTGGGTCGCTGTTCTGCTGCGCGGCGCATCGGCTTCTGTGCGCTGAAGCCCCAACGGCTCAAGTAGTCGGTCATCGTGCGTTCGGGCAGCACTACGCCGAAGCGTTCTTTGATCAACAGCGCGATGGCCTTGCGTGACCACAGCGCATAGGGCAACTTCAATTGATCGGGCATCTTGTCAGCGATCAGCCGAAGTGTCTGCTTCTGCTGCTCTTGCGTCAGGATCATGCCGCTGCCTTGCGGCCGCCCGCTGCGGCATACCTCAACGGCTCTCCATCCCCGCGCTGATAGCGTTGCCAAGCATCATTGGCCGCCGTCAGCCCAAGGCTGCACAGCGCGGAAGACTCTTTCAGCCCGCAACCTTGCAAGCGGCAGCGCACCGCCTGCCGCAATCGTTCGTTCAGCGCCTCATCGCTGAGGCTTCGCGCATCTGTTCGCTTCATGTCAAGCTCGATCCACAGATCGTGCCGATCGACCGCTTCTTTGTCACCGTCTCAGTAATTTGGTGAT
Proteins encoded in this region:
- a CDS encoding T9SS type A sorting domain-containing protein — translated: MRPVPGGGGTDLVVHCYDTLGNQLWNQQLSIGDADSPRDLSIASDGTVFCIGTGTAADGSKDLGAFGISASGTLLWSHVVDDGPLDVLGSGIAAQAGGSCVLVGTRADPLQGGRSAIFTQRLDPSGQPLWSDLYTTPNVGNSGAHDVILDAAGDILVHGHMRDTTVADEILVLKYAQETGLSEEGSTGSFMTAWPNPATDRVQIAYAGLHAGSRLRLTDALGRVVAWGRSGMPHLELVALPPGLYDLACVDERGMVLARCPLVIGSH
- a CDS encoding IS630 family transposase, translating into MILTQEQQKQTLRLIADKMPDQLKLPYALWSRKAIALLIKERFGVVLPERTMTDYLSRWGFSAQKPMRRAAEQRPKLVRKWREEVYPAIERRAELEGADIHWGDETGLRNDDVRGRSFAKRGKTPVVRVLNKRFGRSIISTITNRGQMRWMVFKGALDAEIFQDFLARLIKGAKRKVFLILDNLPVHHAKVLRPWLEKHKERIELFFMPGYSPELNPVEVANADLKKNVTSAPPPRTEEQLVENILAHYRSVSKKPKHIKSYFGHPDVRYAA